The following is a genomic window from Strix aluco isolate bStrAlu1 chromosome 3, bStrAlu1.hap1, whole genome shotgun sequence.
GCTTTGGATCCACCAAACGTAGTGACAAATTCAAGCTGGACTCACTTTCAGCTTCTGAGAGTGCCTCTATCAGACACCCCAAGGCACAGCGTCTGTGTCCCTGACGTGTGTGCCTGTGCCTGCCTGCGAGGGAAATTGagatttttcacagcattttacTTGGCGTgactggggctgggggggggtggggtgggggggggtgtggtgtgacACTTAGGGCAGAAGTCGGTGACAACCTGGTGATTGGGGATGGGACTGTGCTGCGCAGGTTCAGATGGGCCTTCCCTGCCAAAACAGGATAGTGATGTAGCTGGGGGCACTGAAACACccgggaggaggcagagaagccACCTCGGGACACGGGATAGAGTGCTGATGAGAAACCACTTGTTTGAATtgattcctccctccctctctgcctgtTTTTTTTCATGCCTCCAGCCAGGGTGAGTCTCCCGGACACAGGGCACacaggctgtgtccctgctgggATGTTCAGTGAGCCTTGCTGCGAGGCAATGATCTCCCCGCTTAGCTCTGTGTCCCCCGCGCCTCTGTAATGAGAGCTTGGCTTCAGCTTGCTgggtttttatattttcttttcctcttttttttttttttattttttgttttatctcttcCAGATGCCTCCCCATCTGCTCCTGAGCAGCGATACCTCTTCGACATCTCCAGCCTGCCCGAGGCAGAGGAGGTGACAGGCGCAGAGCTGCGGGTCTTGCGCGCCCTCCCTGAAAACCGGAGCTTGGCCCTGTCCCCCGAAGGCACcttccaccacctcctcctctccaccTGCCCAGGCTGGGACGGCGAGGAGCCCCGGCTGCTGGACTCCAGGGCTGCAGACATTTTGGACGCGGGTTCCTCCAGATGGGAGGTGTTTGATGTCTGGGAAGCCCTGCGGGATCGGAGGGAGAGATCTCCCTCAGGCAAGGTGCTGTGCTTCCTGCTGAGGATCGTCTCGGATCAGTCGGGGCGGCTCCTGCCCCCCCGGCAGCTGGGGTTCAGCAAGCCCCAGCCGCAGCCCCATGAGAGAGCCCTGCTCGTGGCCTTCTCCCGTACTCAGAGGAAGGAGAACCTCTTCAAGGAGATCCGGGATAAGATCAAggccctgggcagcccccccTTCCTGGAGCCCCCCGATCCTGGCCAGGAGGTGTACCCCAAGCGGAGGAAGAGACGGACCACCATCGCCGCCCGGTCCGGGGGCAGAGGCCACGGGAAGAAGGCGAAGACCCGCTGCAGCAGGAAGCCCCTGCACGTGAACTTcaaggagctgggctgggacGACTGGATAATTGCCCCCCTGGATTACGAGGCGTATCACTGCGAGGGGGTCTGCGACTTCCCCTTGCGCTCCCACCTGGAGCCCACCAACCACGCCATCATCCAGACCCTGATGAACTCCATGGACCCGGAGTCCACGCCCCCAAGCTGCTGTGTGCCCTCCAAGCTCAGCCCCATCAGCATCCTCTACATAGACTCCGGGAACAACGTGGTTTACAAACAGTATGAGGACATGGTCGTGGAGACGTGTGGCTGCAGGTAGCAATTTCTGCagctctccccctccccaccctgccctgctccatCCAGCAGCCCTGccccattttatatatataaatataaatatatatatatataaaatatatatatatacacacatacacattttggTGTGTGCCTTTCCAAAAGCCAAGCTCAGAGCAGGTATCCCCTGCCCTCCTGGGGCCACCCTGGCCATGAGCGGGGGAGGGACAGGTGATGTCCCCCCTTCCCTGACAGCAAGGCTGTAGAttacgcccccccccccccccaaagaaagAGCGACCTGCACCACTCACACCGGGTTTCCCGGGACTCAGCTGGGGGTGATGCGCTGTGGCGGGAGGCCATGCTCCC
Proteins encoded in this region:
- the GDF7 gene encoding growth/differentiation factor 7, whose translation is MRLRAAAAALCLCLLGACRLRRGLEAAAVRGPSAGAPQRPSAAAPSSSSASSSSSSAASPFSSPPRRDGALRNGTVVPHHYMVALYQRLAARRGPGRHPDTVTGFAERARSDASPSAPEQRYLFDISSLPEAEEVTGAELRVLRALPENRSLALSPEGTFHHLLLSTCPGWDGEEPRLLDSRAADILDAGSSRWEVFDVWEALRDRRERSPSGKVLCFLLRIVSDQSGRLLPPRQLGFSKPQPQPHERALLVAFSRTQRKENLFKEIRDKIKALGSPPFLEPPDPGQEVYPKRRKRRTTIAARSGGRGHGKKAKTRCSRKPLHVNFKELGWDDWIIAPLDYEAYHCEGVCDFPLRSHLEPTNHAIIQTLMNSMDPESTPPSCCVPSKLSPISILYIDSGNNVVYKQYEDMVVETCGCR